The following proteins come from a genomic window of Rutidosis leptorrhynchoides isolate AG116_Rl617_1_P2 chromosome 10, CSIRO_AGI_Rlap_v1, whole genome shotgun sequence:
- the LOC139871432 gene encoding protein FAR1-RELATED SEQUENCE 5-like yields MESEREYDISDEYINEIQNDEDYNSPKATATRKNETPGGSLYYTPIVDKHFLPVIGHNYGTLDQCEEMYRLYAYHACFDIRKAGQKTAKSGLVKQKYYLCNKAGTPKEVYFDTLQETKKPIRKSNMECTGCRAKVRFNRVYETDTFILADFEEQHNHELLPIEYRHLSKKERKMRNWKRDLNVFINATNSQMLVNKMEERKKYVPDFSFEYKLEKSQLHSIFWADEVAKCNYNEFSDVISFDATYRTNRYNLKFVPFTGIDNHHRCVTVAAAMIRDETAESYKWLLNCFMKTFGKEPNMIVTDQDKSMAIAIKKVFKTAKHRLCMWHIMQKVPSNIQEANPNIEDKQEKDFKKRFDKIVWNMYIERTVFEEKWEKLMDDFSLKNDSWFKYMFDIRSSWIPAYFIKTEMFGLMRTTSRSESENAFFTLYKICIKSVDFYGRL; encoded by the exons ATGGAATCAGAGAGGGAATACGATATCAGTGATGAATACATCAATGAAATCCAGAATGATGAAG ATTATAATTCACCAAAAGCAACTGCAACACGTAAAAACGAAACACCAGGAGGATCATTGTATTATACACCAATTGTTGACAAACATTTCTTACCGGTAATTGGTCATAATTATggaacacttgatcaatgtgaagaGATGTATAGGTTATATGCATATCATGCATGTTTTGACATAAGAAAGGCTGGACAAAAAACTGCAAAATCTGGATTAGTCAAACAAAAATATTACTTATGCAACAAGGCTGGCACACCAAAGGAAGTCTACTTTGACACATTACAGGAAACTAAAAAGCCAATTCGGAAAAGCAACATGGAATGCACAGGATGTAGGGCTAAAGTTAGATTCAACCGGGTGTATGAAACAGATACTTTCATTCTTGCTGACTTTGAAGAACAACATAATCATGAGTTGCTACCGATAGAATACAGACATTTaagtaaaaaggaaagaaaaatgag AAACTGGAAACGAGATTTGAATGTGTTTATCAATGCAACTAATTCTCAAATGCTCGTTAACAAAATGGAAGAAAGGAAAAAATATGTTCCTGATTTTTCATTTGAGTACAAGCTTGAAAAAAGTCAATTACATTCCATTTTCTGGGCGGATGAAGTTGCAAAGTGCAACTACAATGAGTTTAGTGATGTTATCTCATTTGATGCAACATATAGAACTAACAG GTACAACCTCAAGTTTGTACCATTTACTGGAATAGATAACCACCATAGGTGTGTCACTGTTGCTGCGGCAATGATCAGGGATGAAACAGCCGAGAGTTACAAATGGCTACTTAATTGCTTCATGAAGACATTCGGGAAAGAGCCAAACATGATTGTGACAGATCAGGACAAATCAATGGCGATAGCGATAAAAAAGGTTTTTAAGACGGCAAAGCATAGACTATGCATGTGGCACATTATGCAGAAGGTGCCATCAAAT ATTCAAGAAGCAAATCCTAATATTGAAGACAAACAAGAAAAAGACTTCAAGAAGAGATTTGATAAAATTGTGTGGAATATGTACATAGAACGAACTGTTTTTGAGGAAAAATGGGAAAAGTTGATGGACGATTTTTCATTGAAGAATGACAGTtggttcaaatatatgtttgatattAGATCAAGTTGGATACCAGCATATTTCATCAAAACTGAAATGTTTGGTTTGATGCGAACTACTTCAAGATCAGAGAGTGAAAATGCTTTTTTCACACTTTACAAGATCTGcatcaaatctgttgacttttatgGACGGCTTTGA